A stretch of Pseudomonas sp. CCC3.1 DNA encodes these proteins:
- a CDS encoding sensor histidine kinase codes for MKSIQRRLSIGLISVLLVAGLVVSQVSFWLFENGLQRYLESGLQNDSENLLAALTRGSQGLQLDERRISPAYQRPFSGHYFSIEFGDTHWRSRSLWDAQLPRPSQPGPDSTLQPGPEGQMLLLLRSDYQRFGQPVSITVAQDYTPIRESFKQVQRIGLGIGICTLMIILLMQRLTVRRALRPLETARKQIVQLQSGQRSQLDAQVPLELEPLVTQINDLLAHTEDTLKRSRNALGNLGHALKTPLAVLYSLVNDTQLDGYPDLQQRLREQLEHIQQRMSRELNRARLAGDALPGAQFDADAELPVLLSTLGMIHGDHLALKLDATPGLHMPWDREDMLELLGNLLDNACKWADAQVELTIRQTSNGFVIEVQDDGPGIPEAERDQVFSRGTRLDEQTSGHGLGLGIVRDIVEAWGGEMQLETGTLGGLRVVIKLQGRKH; via the coding sequence GTGAAATCCATTCAGCGACGCTTGAGCATCGGCTTGATCAGTGTCTTGTTGGTGGCGGGCTTGGTGGTCAGTCAAGTGAGCTTCTGGTTATTCGAGAATGGCCTTCAGCGGTATCTGGAATCCGGCCTGCAAAATGACAGCGAAAATTTGTTAGCCGCACTGACCCGAGGCTCTCAGGGGCTGCAACTGGATGAGCGGCGGATCTCGCCCGCCTATCAACGACCTTTTTCTGGCCACTACTTCAGCATTGAGTTTGGCGACACCCATTGGCGCTCGCGCTCGTTATGGGACGCGCAACTGCCACGACCCAGTCAGCCAGGCCCGGACAGCACGCTGCAGCCAGGCCCGGAAGGGCAAATGCTGCTGCTCCTGCGCAGTGACTACCAGCGCTTTGGCCAGCCAGTTTCAATTACAGTGGCTCAGGACTACACGCCGATACGTGAAAGCTTCAAGCAGGTGCAAAGGATCGGCTTAGGCATAGGCATCTGTACACTCATGATCATTTTGCTAATGCAGCGGCTCACGGTTCGTCGAGCACTGCGGCCACTGGAGACTGCGCGCAAACAGATCGTTCAGTTGCAGTCAGGTCAGCGTTCACAACTTGATGCACAAGTGCCGCTTGAGCTTGAACCCTTGGTGACGCAAATCAATGACCTGCTGGCCCATACCGAAGACACCTTGAAGCGCTCGCGCAATGCGCTGGGTAACCTGGGGCATGCACTAAAAACCCCTCTGGCGGTCTTGTACAGCCTGGTCAATGACACACAACTGGACGGTTATCCCGACCTGCAGCAACGGCTGCGTGAGCAACTGGAACACATACAGCAACGCATGAGTCGAGAGCTTAACCGTGCGCGTCTGGCAGGCGATGCATTGCCGGGGGCTCAGTTTGACGCGGATGCAGAACTGCCCGTATTGCTATCCACCCTTGGCATGATTCACGGCGATCACCTGGCGTTAAAGCTGGATGCCACACCGGGGCTGCACATGCCCTGGGACCGTGAAGACATGCTCGAACTGCTCGGCAATCTGTTGGATAACGCCTGCAAATGGGCTGACGCTCAGGTAGAGCTGACGATTCGCCAAACCTCGAACGGCTTTGTCATAGAGGTTCAAGACGATGGCCCTGGCATTCCTGAGGCTGAGCGTGATCAGGTTTTCAGCCGAGGTACCCGTCTAGACGAACAAACCAGCGGTCATGGCTTGGGTTTGGGCATCGTGCGCGACATTGTAGAGGCCTGGGGAGGGGAGATGCAGCTTGAAACCGGCACGCTGGGCGGGCTACGGGTGGTCATCAAACTGCAAGGGCGCAAGCATTAA
- a CDS encoding methyl-accepting chemotaxis protein, with the protein MEQQYRQVDQAATASHEMSATAQDVARSAAQAAQAARDADQATRQGLTIIDRTTSSIDHLAADMSVAMKQVEGLAANSEKIGSVLEVIRAIAEQTNLLALNAAIEAARAGDAGRGFAVVADEVRNLARRTQESVEETRQVIEQLQVGTQEVVTSMGNSHRQAQGSVEQVGHAVTALQQIGEAVTVITDMNLQIASAAEEQSAVAEEINHNVATIRDVTESLSGQANESARVSQSLNSLANQQQNLMDQFRV; encoded by the coding sequence ATGGAGCAGCAATACCGGCAGGTCGATCAGGCCGCCACGGCGTCGCATGAGATGAGCGCAACTGCTCAAGACGTCGCACGCAGCGCGGCACAGGCCGCACAAGCCGCGCGCGATGCTGATCAGGCAACGCGTCAGGGCCTGACCATTATTGATCGCACCACTTCCAGCATTGATCACTTGGCCGCCGATATGAGTGTGGCCATGAAACAAGTGGAAGGGCTGGCGGCCAACAGCGAGAAAATCGGCTCTGTACTGGAGGTGATTCGCGCGATTGCCGAACAAACCAACTTACTCGCCTTGAATGCGGCGATTGAGGCCGCACGGGCCGGAGATGCCGGTCGCGGATTTGCCGTGGTGGCGGATGAAGTGCGTAATCTGGCGCGACGGACCCAGGAGTCGGTCGAAGAAACCCGTCAGGTGATTGAACAGCTGCAAGTCGGCACTCAAGAGGTCGTGACATCGATGGGCAACAGTCATCGCCAAGCCCAGGGCAGCGTGGAGCAAGTAGGACACGCGGTGACGGCCTTGCAGCAAATCGGTGAGGCGGTGACGGTGATTACCGACATGAATTTGCAGATTGCCAGCGCAGCGGAAGAGCAAAGTGCAGTGGCCGAGGAGATTAACCACAACGTGGCAACTATTCGCGATGTGACGGAATCACTGTCTGGGCAAGCCAATGAGTCTGCACGCGTTAGCCAGTCGCTTAATTCCTTGGCCAACCAGCAACAGAACCTGATGGATCAGTTCCGCGTCTGA
- a CDS encoding response regulator transcription factor gives MRLLLVEDHVPLADELIAGLKRLGYAVDWLADGRDALYQGKSEPYDLIILDLGLPGVPGIDVLKQWRSEGLTTPVLILTARSAWSERIEGLKAGVDDYVTKPFHPEELQLRVQALLRRSHGQTNQPLLKSAGLHLDESRQCVINDGTEVQLTAAEFRLLRYFMLHPQQILSKSHLAEHLYNGETERDSNVLEVHVNHLRRKLGRSVIETRRGQGYIFGAAGQ, from the coding sequence ATGCGGCTGTTGCTGGTAGAAGACCACGTCCCCTTGGCCGACGAACTGATCGCCGGGTTAAAACGCTTGGGGTACGCGGTAGATTGGTTGGCCGACGGCCGCGATGCCCTTTATCAGGGGAAAAGCGAGCCGTATGACCTGATTATTCTTGATTTGGGCCTGCCGGGAGTCCCGGGCATCGACGTGCTCAAACAGTGGCGTTCAGAAGGGCTGACCACGCCAGTGTTGATTCTGACCGCCCGCAGTGCATGGTCTGAACGCATTGAGGGGCTCAAGGCCGGGGTCGATGACTACGTGACCAAGCCGTTTCATCCTGAAGAGTTGCAGTTGCGGGTTCAGGCGTTATTGCGCCGCTCTCACGGGCAGACAAATCAGCCCCTGCTGAAGTCAGCGGGACTGCATCTGGATGAGTCGCGCCAATGCGTTATCAATGATGGGACTGAAGTGCAACTGACGGCCGCCGAGTTTCGACTCCTGCGTTACTTCATGCTTCATCCTCAGCAGATCCTCTCGAAAAGTCATCTGGCTGAGCATCTCTACAACGGCGAAACAGAGCGCGACTCCAATGTGCTTGAGGTTCATGTAAACCATCTACGGCGTAAACTGGGGCGCTCGGTGATAGAAACCCGGCGCGGGCAAGGCTACATATTCGGGGCTGCCGGCCAGTGA